DNA sequence from the Chryseobacterium indicum genome:
CAAAGAACAATAATTATATGTGCTTAATGTAGTAAAATCTACAATGAATGTTTCTTCATCCGAAACTCTAATTTCTCCGTTTTCAGTAGTAGTAATTTTCAGTTTTTTTTCTGACATAATATTGTTGTTTTTAAAGTTAAAAATCATCTCAAGGTTTTTACTATAGTATTAAGCAGCAAGTTTTTTAATGTTTTCAGGATTTCTTTTTTCAGACCACAATATAAAATCTGCATGCTTTGATTTTAAGGCGTCAATGTATTCATCTTTAACTGTCTTATCTGAGTCATTTATAATAGCAATAGCTTTAAATTCTTTTTTAGTTACTTTCTCCCTTGCCTCTTTTATATCCTCCCAAGAAAACAAAAAATTTGAAAGATTTGATTTATTCATAGAATTAAACGATTTTAAAACAATTTCTTCTGATTTTTTAGCAATCTGAAAATCAAAATTAAATTCTAATCCTGTATTACCTTTAGCTATAAAATCTTGTGTATAAACAATATCATTATTGTCTAAATAAATTTGGACATCCTCTTTAAATATTGAAGCAACATTCGTTTTATTAAGTAAATGTAAATCATTTATCTCTAATATTGCCGAAATTAATTTATGTTTAAGCAATGGGAACTTCTCTACAGATCCTTGTGTAATAATATTATCACCTGATAATTTAAGACCATAATTTAATAATATATTACCTAAAATATCTCTTCTATTTTTAGAAGCATTTATATTTATTCCAACTAAATTAAGATTGTGTAATGTCTCACCATCATCTGATAATGTCACTGTAGTACCTTCATTTTTAACATATATATCTATACCATCATTAAAAGTACCAAAATAAGGAGTATTTATTAAATACCAGTCACTACTCTCATCTTTATAAGAGTAAGTTTTATCTTTTAACCATTGATAGTATTCTTCTATCTTATTGTCAATCCAATTCAAAATAAAGATGTATTTATATTTAAACGTGAAATTACATTTATTTTCTCTCCAAATTTAAGTACTAATTCAACAATATCTTGTTTATTATTCAAACTTTGAAC
Encoded proteins:
- a CDS encoding DUF1829 domain-containing protein codes for the protein MNWIDNKIEEYYQWLKDKTYSYKDESSDWYLINTPYFGTFNDGIDIYVKNEGTTVTLSDDGETLHNLNLVGININASKNRRDILGNILLNYGLKLSGDNIITQGSVEKFPLLKHKLISAILEINDLHLLNKTNVASIFKEDVQIYLDNNDIVYTQDFIAKGNTGLEFNFDFQIAKKSEEIVLKSFNSMNKSNLSNFLFSWEDIKEAREKVTKKEFKAIAIINDSDKTVKDEYIDALKSKHADFILWSEKRNPENIKKLAA